Within Oleidesulfovibrio alaskensis DSM 16109, the genomic segment AAACAGGCTGGACTGCCATTGCCCCATAAGCAGCAGATACAGACAGGCCGGCATCCAGACCAGACCGGTGCCCACCACGGGAACCAGCGAGGCAAACCCCATGACGGTGCCCCAGAACAGCGCGGGAATACCCACAAGAGCCAGTCCGATGCCCCCGGCAAGCCCCTGCAAAGCCGCCACAAGCAGACCGCCGACCAGCACAGATTTGCTCACGCTGCGCAGGTTAAGCAGAATGGCGTCTTCCTGATCTTCATGCAGCGGGCACATATACTTGACCACCTGCAGCATCTTTTTACCGTCTTTCAACATAAAAAAGACAATCAGCAGCATAAGCAGAAACTGAAAAAACAACGTGAGGGCGTTGCCCAGCAGATAGGTGCCGCCTTCCAGCAGCGTCTGCCCCATCCTGCGTGAAAAGCTGATGAATTCAGCCCGCAGGTCTATCTTGGAAGCATCGATGAACGGCAGATGCTGGTGCACCCATGCCAGATACTGTTCAAGCCTGCCCGCCCCGAAAAGCTGGTCAAAATCGGTATGATTTATCCAGTTGTTGACTGCGGTCACGCTTTGCACCGCCTGCGGAATAAGCCCCGTCACAAAGATGAACAGAGGCAGTGCGATGCAGATGCATA encodes:
- a CDS encoding AI-2E family transporter, whose translation is MTAEPVSGEGAERTAAPDAASGAVTGAASGGRKPDSAPGAALLPASRVYAISLVLLLLFSLSLSYRLLEPFLHTFIMAIVLSAICYPLYNKVLQRTGHRSRTLASLAVLLFLCICIALPLFIFVTGLIPQAVQSVTAVNNWINHTDFDQLFGAGRLEQYLAWVHQHLPFIDASKIDLRAEFISFSRRMGQTLLEGGTYLLGNALTLFFQFLLMLLIVFFMLKDGKKMLQVVKYMCPLHEDQEDAILLNLRSVSKSVLVGGLLVAALQGLAGGIGLALVGIPALFWGTVMGFASLVPVVGTGLVWMPACLYLLLMGQWQSSLFLFVWSAVGVASIDSFLRPYFMRGSAGMSTFFIFMSIMGGIKVFGMAGVLYGPLILGFTMVMLRLYGEEFSEVLSSRSVSRGEARRQQRALESK